The Bacillus vallismortis genome window below encodes:
- a CDS encoding pentapeptide repeat-containing protein, protein MSAEVTLHDNIHHDLSADCQHCFGLCCVALPYAKSADFAFDKDGGTPCRNLQSNYQCSIHKDLREKGFRGCSAYECFGAGQKVSQITYEGKDWRNHPKTANEMFDVFPIMQQLHEMLWYLHEALSIETAKPIHRELRACFEKIDKLTRLSKENLLTLQVHEHRAEINEWLLKTSELVRAQARNPKRPKKISRGSVLIGAKLKGLDLRGANLRGALLIAADLRDADLRMSDFIGADVRDADLSGADLTGSIFLTQAQVNAANGDANTKLPPSLQIPAHWVTNR, encoded by the coding sequence TTGTCTGCTGAAGTAACGTTACATGATAATATACATCATGATTTAAGCGCGGATTGCCAGCACTGTTTTGGCCTGTGCTGTGTCGCTTTGCCTTATGCGAAATCAGCGGATTTTGCTTTTGATAAAGACGGGGGTACGCCTTGCCGCAACTTACAATCAAACTATCAATGTTCTATCCATAAAGACCTCCGAGAAAAGGGGTTTCGAGGCTGTTCTGCTTATGAATGCTTTGGCGCCGGCCAGAAAGTATCCCAAATCACTTATGAGGGAAAGGATTGGCGAAACCACCCGAAAACAGCCAACGAAATGTTTGACGTTTTCCCAATCATGCAGCAGCTGCACGAAATGCTCTGGTATTTACACGAAGCGCTTTCTATAGAGACGGCCAAACCGATTCATCGCGAGCTGCGGGCCTGTTTCGAAAAAATAGACAAGCTCACCAGACTCAGCAAGGAAAATTTGCTGACACTGCAAGTACACGAGCACCGGGCTGAGATCAATGAATGGCTGTTAAAAACGAGTGAGCTGGTGCGCGCCCAAGCACGCAATCCAAAACGCCCGAAAAAAATCAGCCGGGGAAGTGTCCTGATCGGCGCGAAACTGAAAGGGCTTGATCTGCGCGGAGCAAACCTAAGAGGAGCACTGCTCATTGCTGCCGATCTGAGAGATGCAGACCTGAGAATGTCAGACTTTATCGGTGCAGATGTAAGAGACGCTGATCTCAGCGGCGCCGACCTGACCGGGAGCATTTTTCTGACGCAGGCACAGGTGAATGCCGCAAACGGCGATGCAAACACAAAACTGCCGCCGTCACTACAAATCCCCGCCCATTGGGTCACAAACCGATAA
- a CDS encoding GNAT family N-acetyltransferase → MNVKRITSEHDLNTAFEIRKTVFVEEQGCPVSDEFDEFDTLREDCRHILVYHQNEPVGTARVRIVDQVGKLERICILKPYRKFGLGKKIVDALERIVKEQGISSFKLYGQTQAADFYEKLGYQTASEEFMLDGIPHVLMTKEEDSGQ, encoded by the coding sequence ATGAATGTGAAAAGAATAACGTCAGAACATGATTTGAATACAGCGTTTGAAATCAGAAAGACAGTATTTGTAGAGGAACAAGGCTGTCCCGTTTCAGATGAATTTGATGAGTTCGATACACTCCGCGAAGATTGCCGGCACATTCTCGTTTATCATCAGAATGAACCCGTTGGCACTGCACGTGTCCGTATTGTTGATCAGGTGGGAAAACTGGAAAGAATCTGCATTCTGAAACCCTATCGCAAATTCGGGCTGGGCAAAAAGATCGTCGATGCGTTAGAACGCATTGTGAAAGAACAAGGCATTTCCTCATTCAAACTGTACGGCCAGACACAGGCGGCAGACTTTTATGAAAAACTCGGCTATCAGACAGCATCAGAAGAATTTATGCTGGACGGCATTCCGCATGTGCTGATGACAAAAGAAGAAGATTCTGGCCAATAA
- a CDS encoding DUF2798 domain-containing protein, translating to MPTNKKEGLIFGVMMCFGMVCVMSIYNAIINGAIHDFSFVTVFEMIIGFIVALLLDLLLVGPLAKKIAFSMPFDKSKTLYVVLAVSTCMVIGMVLCMSVFGLVTAALSNGLNGDSLFSAYLMIVLKNFILAYPLQLLIMGPLVRGIFMKFVKPKLTAAV from the coding sequence ATGCCAACAAATAAAAAAGAAGGTCTTATCTTTGGCGTGATGATGTGTTTTGGGATGGTCTGCGTCATGTCGATTTACAATGCCATCATCAACGGAGCTATACACGATTTTTCATTTGTAACAGTTTTTGAAATGATCATCGGTTTTATTGTAGCGCTGCTGTTAGATTTACTGTTAGTGGGCCCCCTTGCCAAAAAGATTGCCTTCAGCATGCCGTTTGACAAGTCTAAGACATTATATGTTGTTCTTGCCGTGTCGACGTGTATGGTGATCGGCATGGTGCTTTGTATGTCTGTGTTCGGTTTAGTGACAGCTGCTTTATCAAATGGACTGAACGGGGACAGCCTCTTCAGCGCTTACCTAATGATTGTATTGAAAAATTTCATCTTAGCTTATCCATTGCAATTACTGATTATGGGACCATTAGTCAGAGGGATTTTTATGAAATTTGTAAAACCAAAGCTCACAGCTGCTGTTTAA
- a CDS encoding MBL fold metallo-hydrolase: MNLRQLSEHVFQCEFELDVPIRIPVHIWFVKDGDDVYIIDTGIERFADAQIRAALAIGSPKAILLTHGHSDHIQGASKWLERFDIPIYAHQKELIYINGEAPYPNKNEVENTGVAHIVQPLMKQTLAHLPLQFYLTPGHSPGHVVYHHEVDHVLLSGDLFITSKKNLHPPIRRFSVDMNENIDSGAIIDEIKPTLICSSHGEEIVYNEELYKNYVLRYRG, translated from the coding sequence ATGAATTTGAGACAATTGTCAGAACATGTCTTTCAATGTGAATTTGAGCTTGATGTGCCTATTCGGATTCCGGTTCATATTTGGTTTGTTAAAGATGGTGATGATGTTTATATCATTGATACGGGAATAGAACGTTTTGCGGATGCTCAGATCAGGGCAGCGTTAGCGATCGGCAGTCCAAAAGCCATTTTGCTTACCCATGGCCACAGCGATCATATTCAAGGTGCATCAAAATGGTTAGAGAGATTTGATATTCCAATTTATGCCCATCAGAAAGAACTAATCTATATCAATGGGGAAGCGCCTTATCCGAACAAAAATGAGGTGGAGAACACAGGGGTAGCCCATATTGTCCAGCCGCTGATGAAACAGACGCTTGCCCACTTGCCGCTGCAATTCTATCTTACACCCGGACATTCCCCGGGGCATGTTGTGTACCATCATGAAGTCGATCATGTTCTATTATCAGGTGATCTTTTTATCACAAGTAAGAAAAATTTACACCCGCCTATCAGAAGATTCAGTGTTGACATGAATGAAAACATCGACAGCGGCGCAATCATAGATGAAATCAAACCAACCCTCATCTGCTCTTCACATGGCGAAGAAATTGTTTATAACGAAGAATTGTATAAAAACTATGTGTTAAGGTATAGGGGCTAA
- a CDS encoding helix-turn-helix domain-containing protein, producing MGNRLNGFGACSTEVKMACPVEMTLHINGGKWKGIILDILSHQSVRFNELKRLIPGITQRMLTLQLRELEADGIVKRKVENTVPKKVEYSLTEHGKKLSPIIASIRIWGNEYMNKNE from the coding sequence ATGGGAAACCGGTTAAATGGATTTGGCGCTTGCAGTACAGAAGTAAAAATGGCTTGTCCCGTGGAAATGACGCTGCATATTAACGGCGGGAAATGGAAAGGAATCATCCTCGATATCCTGTCTCACCAATCAGTCAGATTTAATGAGCTTAAACGTTTAATACCAGGCATTACACAAAGGATGCTGACGCTGCAGCTGAGAGAACTGGAAGCAGATGGCATTGTGAAGAGAAAAGTAGAGAATACTGTCCCCAAGAAGGTGGAATATTCTCTGACCGAACACGGTAAGAAGCTTTCTCCTATTATTGCATCCATAAGGATATGGGGGAATGAGTATATGAATAAAAATGAATAA
- a CDS encoding MvaI/BcnI family restriction endonuclease, whose amino-acid sequence MNSMIFEPYKDEIDIINTIHKFNESEYVLIRLTSTMINKNNPDANALFRDLLKSKGIVDYDKLPNGGNNGQKVNGKLLLNSSVQDVKLNLYKVAGRRSDRRFSIYGIQKMWEAGKVNVCDLLYITVTDLAGAKQIVILNLTNNVPSEEVLTKVFGIDKVADSASRLLPQIKKIAQAGFHKNSKGSGKVSPKDVGDTLEFLLGIKTNNNQEADFEGKIEIKSKTGKTLDTLFTLRPQFGGTIVEQIEKNDRSRVSAFTRLYGYDSDKHLGYKSLYITVGTRIAPQNSLGFFLEVNEEGRRVELRKKSTSNNEDELTAYWTFSSLESELSLKHPATLWVKADQRMNGDTAEFRYLEAELSRSPQFTTFLSLIKSGGITYDWRGYTTPRGKYQGKNHGNAWRIRGKNRKFLFGEIETINLI is encoded by the coding sequence ATGAATTCAATGATTTTTGAACCTTATAAAGATGAAATTGATATTATTAACACTATTCACAAGTTCAATGAATCGGAATATGTGTTAATAAGATTGACATCTACTATGATAAACAAAAATAATCCAGATGCTAATGCCTTATTTCGTGATTTATTGAAAAGTAAGGGTATTGTAGATTATGATAAACTTCCTAACGGTGGAAATAATGGACAAAAAGTTAATGGCAAATTGTTATTAAATAGTTCTGTGCAAGATGTAAAATTGAATCTATATAAGGTTGCAGGGAGAAGAAGCGATAGACGTTTTTCAATTTACGGAATACAAAAAATGTGGGAAGCAGGAAAAGTAAATGTATGTGATTTACTCTATATAACAGTAACCGATTTAGCTGGGGCTAAGCAGATTGTAATTCTTAATTTGACTAATAATGTTCCTTCGGAAGAAGTATTAACTAAAGTCTTTGGTATAGATAAAGTTGCTGACTCAGCTAGTCGGTTGTTGCCTCAAATTAAAAAAATAGCACAAGCTGGTTTCCACAAGAACTCAAAAGGGAGTGGCAAAGTATCACCTAAGGATGTTGGTGATACCTTGGAGTTTCTGTTAGGCATTAAAACCAATAATAATCAAGAAGCAGATTTTGAAGGGAAGATTGAAATAAAATCGAAAACAGGAAAGACATTAGATACTCTTTTTACTTTGAGGCCTCAATTTGGTGGAACGATAGTTGAACAAATTGAAAAAAATGATAGAAGTAGAGTATCTGCTTTTACTCGTTTATACGGGTATGATTCTGATAAACATCTGGGCTATAAGAGTTTATATATTACAGTTGGTACGCGAATAGCGCCTCAAAATAGTTTAGGTTTTTTTCTGGAAGTTAATGAAGAAGGAAGAAGAGTTGAACTGAGAAAAAAGAGTACTTCTAATAATGAAGATGAATTAACTGCATACTGGACTTTTTCAAGTTTGGAAAGTGAGCTTTCCTTGAAGCATCCTGCTACTCTCTGGGTAAAAGCTGATCAAAGAATGAATGGGGATACTGCTGAATTTAGATATTTAGAGGCTGAACTTTCAAGATCTCCACAATTTACAACATTTCTTTCGTTAATCAAAAGCGGTGGAATTACTTACGATTGGCGAGGATATACTACTCCAAGGGGTAAGTATCAAGGCAAAAACCATGGTAATGCTTGGCGTATCAGAGGGAAAAATAGAAAATTTTTATTTGGTGAAATAGAAACAATTAATTTAATATAA
- a CDS encoding helix-turn-helix domain-containing protein: MQIFFGENVGKIMTKRGLTQKKLKELSKVSRQTINKTLQLTSQKDLDISLTTALSIAKALNVDFPSLFSRITTLEDMNKYRDDNYLIIYSENVKRLHRGNLQKYLSTQPGVSESTISEILNLQVNNPKLSSMIYISEALGCHLSELLRREG, encoded by the coding sequence TTGCAAATTTTTTTCGGGGAAAATGTTGGTAAAATAATGACAAAAAGGGGATTGACTCAAAAAAAATTAAAAGAATTATCAAAGGTTTCAAGACAAACGATAAATAAAACTTTACAACTAACATCACAGAAAGATCTTGATATTAGTTTAACAACAGCATTATCAATTGCTAAGGCACTAAATGTAGATTTCCCTAGCTTATTTTCTAGAATAACTACTCTTGAGGATATGAATAAATATAGGGATGATAACTATTTAATCATATATTCCGAAAATGTGAAAAGGTTACATAGAGGAAATTTACAGAAATACTTATCTACTCAACCAGGGGTAAGTGAGTCAACTATCAGTGAGATACTAAATTTGCAAGTGAACAACCCAAAATTATCATCAATGATTTATATTTCAGAGGCATTAGGATGCCATTTAAGTGAACTATTAAGAAGAGAGGGATGA
- a CDS encoding DNA cytosine methyltransferase produces the protein MHPIAIDLFCGAGGMSEGILQAGFHIVFSSDISEDVEKTYTFRHEQLGLIHGENTYFQRADIRNLTSEEILSAIRNLRMFEDKDNVPQIDAIFGGPPCQGFSRAGLRKKDDPRNMLFREYLRIVKDIHPRYVIMENVEGFMDTRMDGYIGITGEAYEDGSLMPEILINEFNEIGYLTLEPRLLDASNYGVPQRRKRAIFIAYLAGEEVPDYPEPITLNENEKISVDAAISDLIIDSVKKEKYFNDYSEYQLSSINGRTKSVAGTPIHSNRNLYNHDLSNHSVLIQERFSLFREGESSSMLKKRIREEGINLTEYPSLLKECVNKLQEEYGPEQVISLFNRPPVDEELINALLTKKNNRYRYKKDSVSPTVVTLPDDYLTPYENRIPTVREMARLQSFDDSFIFLGKRTTGGQRRKVEVPQYTQVGNAVPPLLAKAIGTKIIQAIKASKEKRLKI, from the coding sequence ATGCACCCTATTGCCATTGATCTTTTTTGTGGAGCAGGTGGTATGAGTGAGGGCATTCTTCAAGCTGGGTTTCATATCGTATTCTCCTCTGATATAAGTGAAGATGTTGAAAAAACGTACACTTTTAGACATGAGCAACTAGGATTGATTCATGGTGAAAACACTTATTTCCAGAGAGCTGATATAAGAAATTTAACATCAGAAGAGATTTTATCTGCAATTAGAAATTTAAGAATGTTTGAAGATAAAGATAATGTACCACAGATAGATGCAATTTTCGGTGGTCCACCATGTCAAGGATTTAGCAGAGCAGGACTTCGTAAAAAAGATGACCCTAGAAACATGTTATTTAGAGAGTATTTAAGAATTGTAAAAGACATACACCCTAGATACGTTATTATGGAAAATGTTGAAGGGTTTATGGATACTAGAATGGATGGCTATATAGGCATTACAGGTGAAGCATATGAAGATGGAAGTTTAATGCCTGAGATTTTGATAAATGAATTTAATGAAATTGGTTATTTAACCTTAGAACCAAGGCTGTTAGATGCTTCAAATTACGGTGTGCCCCAAAGAAGAAAAAGAGCAATATTTATAGCATATTTGGCAGGAGAAGAAGTGCCAGATTATCCAGAACCTATAACACTAAATGAAAATGAAAAAATATCAGTTGATGCGGCTATAAGTGATTTAATTATTGATAGTGTGAAAAAAGAAAAGTACTTTAATGATTACTCTGAGTACCAACTTTCCTCAATTAATGGAAGAACAAAATCAGTTGCAGGTACTCCTATTCATTCAAACAGGAATCTATATAATCATGATTTATCAAACCATAGCGTGCTTATTCAGGAAAGGTTTTCTCTGTTTCGGGAAGGTGAAAGCTCTTCAATGTTAAAAAAACGAATTAGAGAAGAAGGAATAAATTTAACTGAATATCCATCTCTCTTAAAAGAGTGTGTGAACAAACTTCAAGAGGAGTATGGACCTGAACAAGTTATTTCCCTTTTTAATAGGCCACCTGTTGATGAAGAATTGATTAACGCTTTGCTCACTAAAAAGAATAATAGATATAGATATAAGAAAGATAGTGTTTCTCCTACAGTTGTGACATTGCCTGATGATTATTTAACACCTTATGAGAACAGAATTCCTACTGTGAGAGAAATGGCAAGATTACAATCTTTTGATGATAGTTTCATCTTTTTAGGTAAAAGAACAACTGGAGGGCAACGTAGAAAAGTAGAAGTACCTCAGTATACGCAAGTTGGAAATGCTGTCCCACCGTTGTTAGCAAAAGCAATTGGTACTAAAATAATTCAAGCTATTAAAGCATCAAAAGAGAAACGCCTAAAAATTTAA
- a CDS encoding MarR family winged helix-turn-helix transcriptional regulator: protein MEKWNQSYGFLLGKVLQRMENTFAEGLRPYEINARQYGVLLFIKGNPYSSQKDISENLQIDRTTMVSHIDHLETLGFVERTKNPNDRRSYSLKITEKGNDVLDSRWEFLVNTELEVLAPLNQQERQLLKDFLIKIWRSL, encoded by the coding sequence TTGGAAAAATGGAATCAATCCTATGGTTTTCTACTCGGAAAAGTTCTCCAGCGAATGGAAAATACATTTGCTGAAGGGCTTAGACCGTATGAGATTAACGCAAGACAATACGGAGTTCTTTTATTTATCAAAGGAAACCCTTATTCATCACAAAAAGATATTTCTGAAAATCTGCAAATCGATCGGACTACAATGGTGAGTCATATCGATCATCTCGAGACTTTAGGATTTGTTGAGAGAACAAAAAATCCTAATGACAGAAGATCCTATAGCCTTAAGATTACTGAAAAAGGCAACGATGTATTGGATTCACGTTGGGAGTTTTTAGTTAATACGGAATTAGAGGTATTAGCTCCGTTAAATCAACAAGAAAGACAATTACTTAAAGATTTCCTTATTAAAATTTGGAGATCCCTTTAA
- a CDS encoding rhodanese-like domain-containing protein: MQALDYFNARLEATISPMDFLKAKQMNPEKYVLIDVRNGPIHVRNVTIKDAHIIPEQELQSRLNEIPKEKEIIVYCWDVWCNTAAKVAKFLLEHGYKVKELTGGIAAWKEMNFPVTNTNQDNHIPDDCGC; this comes from the coding sequence ATGCAAGCTCTCGATTATTTTAATGCACGTCTCGAAGCAACGATCAGCCCTATGGATTTTTTGAAAGCTAAGCAAATGAATCCCGAGAAATACGTCTTAATCGATGTTCGAAACGGTCCAATTCATGTAAGGAATGTAACAATTAAAGATGCTCACATTATTCCTGAACAAGAACTGCAATCTCGTTTAAACGAAATACCAAAAGAAAAAGAAATCATTGTTTATTGCTGGGATGTCTGGTGCAATACCGCTGCAAAAGTTGCAAAGTTTTTATTAGAACATGGATATAAAGTGAAAGAGCTGACGGGAGGGATTGCAGCATGGAAAGAAATGAACTTCCCTGTCACAAATACAAATCAAGACAATCACATACCTGATGATTGTGGATGCTGA
- a CDS encoding EVE domain-containing protein, whose amino-acid sequence MQHKRYWVGVASRDHVMKAIQGGFAQLCHGKEAPLKKMNKGDWIIYYSPKVNIKEGTPYQKFTALGKVVDRHIFQFNMANDFQPFRRHIHFIHCTEIPIRPLIPYLSFIKDEKRWGYSFRFGHFEISEKDFKLIAQKMVDVKGD is encoded by the coding sequence GTGCAACATAAAAGATACTGGGTGGGAGTGGCTTCCCGAGATCACGTAATGAAAGCAATTCAAGGCGGATTTGCACAACTTTGTCATGGCAAAGAGGCACCCTTAAAAAAGATGAATAAAGGTGATTGGATCATTTATTATTCTCCAAAGGTCAATATTAAGGAAGGTACGCCATATCAAAAATTTACTGCTTTAGGCAAAGTAGTAGATCGTCATATTTTTCAATTTAATATGGCAAATGATTTTCAGCCTTTTCGAAGACATATACATTTCATTCATTGCACAGAAATACCCATTCGCCCATTAATCCCATATCTTTCTTTCATAAAAGACGAGAAGCGTTGGGGCTACTCATTTCGGTTTGGGCATTTTGAGATCAGTGAAAAGGATTTTAAGCTAATTGCACAAAAAATGGTTGATGTTAAAGGAGATTAG
- a CDS encoding MaoC family dehydratase, with the protein MKLDEFSIGQVFQTKPFELTKENVMNFAEEYDPQYMHVNEEKAKMGRFNGIIASGIQTLAITFKLWIEEGCHEDDIIAGTGMNHIKFLAPVYPNDKLNTIVKVIDKKPNKSQTGILTVLLSTYNQKEEKVFEGELSVLMKR; encoded by the coding sequence AGATGAATTTTCTATTGGACAGGTTTTTCAAACTAAACCATTTGAATTAACAAAAGAGAATGTAATGAATTTTGCAGAAGAATATGACCCGCAATACATGCATGTAAATGAAGAGAAAGCAAAAATGGGCAGGTTTAACGGAATCATTGCATCTGGAATACAAACGTTAGCCATCACTTTTAAGCTCTGGATTGAAGAAGGGTGTCATGAGGACGATATTATTGCTGGAACAGGAATGAATCATATAAAATTCCTAGCACCCGTATACCCGAATGATAAGCTGAACACTATCGTTAAGGTTATTGATAAAAAACCAAATAAAAGTCAAACGGGAATACTTACTGTATTGTTATCTACCTATAATCAAAAAGAGGAAAAAGTGTTTGAAGGTGAGTTATCCGTATTAATGAAACGGTAA